The Crocosphaera subtropica ATCC 51142 genome includes a window with the following:
- the lepB gene encoding signal peptidase I gives MTIDQEKKQSNSVSSQKNNALKAVWENVQILVIAVILAVIIRTFIAEPRYIPSESMYPTLETGDRLVVEKVSYYFHPPKPGDIIVFEPPMQLQLQGYKKEQAFIKRIVARGGDTVAVKDGNLYVNNQPLNEDYILESPHYNLQSVEVPNGYLFVMGDNRNNSNDSHVWGFLPEKNVIGHAIFRFFPWQRIGSILSTII, from the coding sequence ATGACTATCGATCAAGAAAAAAAACAATCTAACTCAGTCTCAAGCCAGAAAAACAATGCCTTAAAAGCTGTTTGGGAAAATGTACAAATTTTAGTAATTGCTGTTATTTTAGCCGTTATTATTAGGACGTTTATAGCCGAACCCAGATATATTCCTTCTGAGTCGATGTATCCCACGTTAGAAACAGGCGATCGCTTGGTTGTTGAAAAAGTTTCTTATTATTTTCATCCTCCCAAACCAGGAGATATTATTGTTTTTGAACCTCCCATGCAACTACAACTGCAAGGATATAAAAAAGAGCAAGCTTTTATCAAAAGAATTGTTGCTAGAGGTGGTGACACTGTTGCTGTTAAAGATGGGAACCTGTATGTGAATAATCAACCTCTTAATGAAGATTATATCTTAGAATCTCCCCATTATAATTTACAATCTGTTGAAGTTCCCAACGGTTATTTATTCGTTATGGGAGATAATCGAAATAACAGTAATGATTCCCATGTTTGGGGTTTTTTACCAGAAAAAAATGTCATTGGCCATGCTATTTTTCGCTTCTTTCCTTGGCAACGTATTGGTAGTATTTTAAGCACAATAATCTAA
- a CDS encoding BMP family protein produces the protein MKSPLKRRKFIGFTSALLGSLVLKACGNNDNSTSTNSENPTFQTEEQKTTETQNPLKIAIVLPGIITDKAWNQTGYEGVKLTQEKLGAEIAYIEQVSQADQAETLADFARRGYNLVYAHGGQFDAAIQQVARQFPDTFFIGVNGAVEGENIASLRIDHLQGSYLCGMLGAMMTKSNQMAYITAQSFQATNEELRGFELGAKSINPDIKITSSYTGDWNDAAKAKEATLALISSGADVVYQWLDNASPAVLQTAQEKGVYAFGNTVDQLNIAPEAVLTTPVKRLDLAINYIAELVTKNELEGKIYSLGLDYPDILYLGEFNEVVTDDMIAKINDVKQEIITKKITFEPCQKDGKSTLCVNKTVS, from the coding sequence ATGAAATCACCATTAAAACGTAGGAAATTTATAGGGTTTACCTCAGCTTTGTTAGGCAGCTTAGTTTTAAAAGCTTGTGGAAATAACGATAATTCAACTTCGACAAATTCAGAAAACCCAACTTTCCAAACCGAAGAACAAAAAACAACAGAAACCCAAAATCCTTTAAAAATAGCGATTGTTTTACCTGGAATTATAACAGATAAAGCTTGGAATCAAACCGGTTACGAAGGCGTTAAATTAACCCAAGAAAAACTAGGGGCAGAAATAGCTTATATTGAACAAGTTTCCCAAGCTGATCAAGCAGAAACCTTAGCAGATTTTGCCCGACGAGGTTATAATTTAGTGTATGCTCATGGGGGACAATTTGACGCAGCGATTCAACAGGTTGCCAGACAATTTCCCGACACCTTTTTTATCGGAGTTAATGGGGCAGTAGAAGGGGAAAATATAGCCTCTTTACGCATCGATCATTTACAAGGAAGTTACCTATGTGGAATGTTAGGGGCAATGATGACAAAAAGTAATCAAATGGCTTACATTACTGCCCAATCGTTTCAAGCAACGAATGAAGAATTAAGGGGATTTGAATTAGGGGCAAAATCCATTAATCCTGACATTAAAATTACCTCTAGTTATACAGGAGATTGGAATGACGCAGCTAAGGCAAAAGAAGCTACTTTAGCCTTAATTTCCTCCGGTGCAGATGTGGTGTATCAATGGTTAGATAATGCCTCTCCTGCTGTCTTACAAACCGCACAAGAAAAGGGAGTTTACGCTTTTGGAAATACTGTTGATCAGTTAAATATTGCGCCGGAAGCAGTGTTAACCACCCCTGTCAAACGGTTAGATTTAGCCATTAACTATATAGCAGAATTAGTGACCAAAAATGAATTAGAAGGAAAAATTTATAGTTTAGGTTTGGATTATCCTGATATTTTATATTTAGGAGAATTTAATGAAGTTGTTACTGATGATATGATCGCTAAAATTAATGATGTTAAACAAGAAATCATTACTAAAAAAATAACCTTTGAGCCTTGTCAAAAAGATGGAAAATCAACCCTTTGTGTTAATAAAACTGTTTCTTAG